One part of the Aspergillus fumigatus Af293 chromosome 7, whole genome shotgun sequence genome encodes these proteins:
- a CDS encoding putative peroxisomal copper amine oxidase → MPILTPTDLGFIERVARSDPRVIQACQDIGIYDMSQVYFDAWAIGIDERWGRDRRLQQGLPYYRRKPEDNQYAHPLDFIVIADTETEEILSVDVRTVDGERTRPPLKQQNYLPTSLQHGYPYDTLKPIHITQPDGVSFQLHGNMLHWAGYKMHISFNYWEGIVLSDISIYNPVEKRQRPLFYRISVAEMVVPYGCPEPPHHQKQAFDVGEYGMGLMTNSLRLGCDCKGVIQYLDGVISDQQGTPVVIKNAICIHEEDNGLLVKHTDFRDARSISARDRRLIISQIVTAANYDYRFYHTFTLDGTYKLEVRLTRILNTYCLHPSETANPYGTEVAHGVTAHNHQHIFSLRIDPEIDGLENEVQECDAVPLQYTDDSKANPYGNGFFCRQRAVEGASLASLGRSWDIVNPTKVNPVCKKPVGYKILNSQYPGLLAQEGSIIRQRAAFATKPLWVVLFKDFQLYPAGEAHQSGNETLEGWVSDAKHADIVCYVQFGLTHIPRTEDFPIMPAEPVSVTLRAANFFQSSPALPFLTLPQNRDTNSQLAGLGQSACVSHTVAVREGSHVNPRLQRKLSL, encoded by the exons ATGCCCATTCTCACTCCCACCGACCTTGGCTTCATCGAGCGAGTGGCTCGGTCCGATCCTCGAGTAATCCAAGCCTGCCAGGATATCGGTATTTATGATATGTCACAAGTATATTTCGACGCTTGGGCCATCGGGATCGATGAGCGCTGGGGCCGCGACCGTAGGCTCCAGCAAGGCTTGCCTTACTACCGACGTAAGCCGGAAGATAATCAGTACGCTCATCCACTTGATTTTATCGTCATTGCGGACACAGAAACTGAAGAGATCTTGAGTGTGGATGTTCGTACAGTGGATGGAGAACGGACACGTCCGCCATTGAAACAGCAAAATTATCTACCCACTTCTCTCCAGCATGGATATCCTTACGATACTCTGAAGCCTATCCATATTACACAGCCGGACGGCGTCTCCTTTCAATTGCATGGCAATATGCTCCATTGGGCCGGCTATAAGATGCATATCAGCTTTAATTACTGGGAGGGTATTGTACTCTCAGATATCAGCATATATAATCCGGTGGAAAAGAGGCAGCGGCCGCTCTTCTACCGGATCAGTGTTGCGGAAATGGTGGTTCCTTATGGATGTCCTGAACCACCCCACCACCAGAAGCAAGCATTCGACGTTGGAGAATACGGCATGGGGCTGATGACTAACTCATTGAGACTGGGATGCGATTGCAAAGGCGTCATTCAATACCTCGACGGGGTCATATCTGACCAGCAGGGCACTCCGGTCGTTATAAAAAATGCTATCTGCATTCACGAGGAGGATAATGGGCTGCTTGTCAAACACACTGACTTCCGTGATGCTCGCTCAATCTCGGCACGAGACCGGAGACTGATCATTTCTCAGATCGTCACAGCCGCAAACTATGACTACAGGTTTTATCATACATTCACACTGGACGGTACCTACAAACTCGAGGTCAGGTTGACCAGGATTCTGAATACTTACTGCTTGCACCCCTCGGAGACGGCAAACCCATATGGGACGGAGGTGGCTCATGGAGTCACCGCTCACAACCATCAGCatatcttctccttgagaaTCGACCCGGAAATTGATGGGTTGGAAAATGAAGTTCAAGAGTGCGATGCTGTCCCCCTCCAATACACGGATGACAGCAAGGCTAACCCTTACGGCAACGGATTCTTTTGCCGGCAACGGGCAGTGGAAGGTGCCAGTCTCGCATCGTTAGGCCGCTCATGGGACATTGTCAACCCAACAAAGGTCAACCCAGTATGCAAGAAGCCAGTTGGTTACAAGATCTTGAATTCTCAGTATCCTGGTCTCCTGGCGCAGGAAGGGAGCATTATACGCCAGCGCGCAGCCTTTGCCACAAAGCCTCTGTGGGTGGTGCTGTTTAAGGATTTCCAGCTTTATCCAGCTG GAGAAGCACACCAATCTGGCAATGAAACATTGGAGGGCTGGGTGTCAGACGCAAAGCACGCAGACATCGTGTGCTACGTGCAGTTTGGCCTTACGCATATCCCTCGAACTGAGGATTTTCCAATTATGCCTGCCGAGCCAGTTAGCGTAACACTGCGCGCGGCCAACTTCTTCCAGAGCAGCCCGGCTCTGCCATTTCTTACACTGCCTCAAAACCGCGACACCAACTCACAACTGGCAGGTCTGGGTCAAAGTGCCTGTGTTAGTCACACTGTGGCAGTACGCGAAGGCAGTCACGTCAATCCAAGGCTTCAGAGAAAGCTCTCTTTGTGA